In Capra hircus breed San Clemente unplaced genomic scaffold, ASM170441v1, whole genome shotgun sequence, the genomic stretch ACATTAGAAGCACTTCACTGTGTAAAGAAATGGTTTGTTAAACATtgattcattaattcattaaatAAGGAAATGTGTTCCCCTAAAGACATCGCCAACGAATGAATAGACACGCCACAatctaggagaaaatattcatgGTACACATCAAAGGACTTTTATTTAGAATgcataataaaatacatttttcataataaaatattaataacctaatagaaaaataggttaaaaaaaaaccctgtataGGCCCTTCACAAAGAAGTAAGACAAGTCCAATGACTAATAACTAAATTATAGGAATTCAACCACATTAGTAAAGTGGAATTGAATTCATCACCAAAATGAAGTACCCCTACTCACCCACCAacctgaaaatattaaaatgtctgCTATGACAGTATAAAACGTTTCAAGAATGGACAATAATTAGAACCCACATACAATATAGTTGGAATTTAAACTAATCCATCCATTTTGGAATATTGTTTGATGGCATCTAGCAAAAGATCAGAAACAAGCGCCCTTTGATCCAGAACATTCAGAGATAGGGCACACCTCACACCGTGAGTGCTCACGTGCAATGCAGCACGTACTTGTATAAGAATGTTCATGCAGCGTTTACGTTAAAGACAAAAAGGTGAAATAACCAGGAGTGAAactgctggctcatatggtagttctgttttttaccgtgtgtgtgtgtgtgtgtgtgtgtgcgtgtgtgtgtgtgtaaaactccATCCTGCTTTCCATACAGTATGCAGTTGGTTATACCAAGTTACATTCTCTCCCACAATGCACAGCGTTTCCCTTTACTCTAATTCTCTCCAACAATTGTTATATGCAGACTTTGtagaggaaaggaggaggggatTTAGGAGTATAAAGTCGACAAAATGCTCTGCATAAAACGGATAAGCTTCAGGCTGCTGCTGCCCAGCGCCGGAGTTATGCCTGGTATCCTTTGAATGCtgcgctgtgctcagtcacttcagttgtgtccagctctttgcgaccccatggactccagcccaccaggctcctctgcccgtgggactgggttgccgtgccctcctccaggggatattccccacccaggaatcaaacccatatctctggcATCACCtgcttgcaggcaggttctttacccactgagccactaaggttTAATAGTGTCTAATCTAAAAGCATAAAcgaatcactatgctgtgcatCTAAAATTATTATAGCACTGTAACTAAATAATACTTCAATAGAGAAGAGGAAATAGCCAAACTCCATTTGTAGTAGTAGTATGAATAAACATATTATCATATCAATATATGTATTTTGTAGAACATTCTTCAGCACCAAAAAGGGAACTACTGTTACAGTCAATCacttaaaaattcttttgaaaCAAAATGCTGAGCCAAATAAGCCACACATAAGGGAATACactctaaaattttaataatacaaaTTTCAAAAGTGATAAAAGTTAAGTTTTAACTCTCGTAACCTATtctctgtttaaaagaaaaatctttgaacACTGCAATGGAGTCTGTTCCTAGAGGCATCAAGAGTCACAGTGACTAGAAACATGCTCACAGagatgctgcaaagagctgatGAGTCTTTAATTTCTTGGAGAAAGTAACATACAGGATGATTATACAAAATTACTTGTCTACCTATCTATCACATTCCATAatttgagaaaaagagaaaggaaaggaagagagaaaaaagaaagaaagaaagaagacatggAACAGAAATCATTTGCAAATTCTGAGGATTCAGGATGTGGACAGCCTTCTGCTgcgctgtgcttagccactcagtcttacccgactctttgagaccccgtggactgtagcccaccaggctcctctgtccttggggattttccaggcaagaatactggagtgggttgtcatgccctcctcgaggggatcttccctacccagggaaagaacccaggtctcccgtattgcaggcagattctctaccatctgaggcaccagggaagccctggacacTGTGAGACAGTCATTATTTTGCCTATAACACTCTGAAAGTGAGGCAtaagcatatatttttcttttaaactgaaggtgacattttaaaatcagagtgcagtttaaaaatcacattatatTCATATGATATATAATTTTCTCAAGAGATTGTATCCCATTGTGTCTCAGTCACTAAAGAATCAACTTACACTTCGGGAGACGTGAGTTCCATtgctggcttgggaagatcccctggaggagggcatggcaacccactccagtattcttgcctggagattccccgtGCACAgagaaggggtcacaaagagtaggacactggGATAAGCACACATTGGAAGAAAAATGTAATAACCTTCAACACACTGTATAAAGCACATTTAAGAAACTGCTTTCCTCTATCTCTCTTCTCACTCAAAATTACATGGGGTGAGAAAACATTTTGGCTTTGACTAATTTTCTGATGGTCTCCTTCACATCATTATTTCTAAGACTGTAGATAAGGGGATTTAGCATGGGGATCACTATTGTGTAAAGCACAGTGGCTACTTTGATGAAGAGCCATGAGCTTCTGGAGTTGGGTACACAGTAGAGAAGAAGGATGACCCCATGGAAAATGGTGATGGTGGTCAGGTGGGAggcacaggtggagaaggctttTCGGAGTCCACCAGCTGAAGGCATCTTGATGATTGTGACAATTATGAAAATATAGGAGGCGAGGATAATCAGGAGGCTACACACTTCACTGAGAGTAGAAATGATAAAACGTGTCATCTGCCTGAAGTGAGAGAGCAAGAGGCAGAGACAATGGCAGAGTACTCACAGCCAAAGTGATGTATGCCGTTAGAACCGCAGAAGGACGGCTCCGAAAGAGAACAGGTGATCGTCCAGGAACACGATCCACCCCACGTGTAGGTTCCAGCGACCAGGAGGCTGCAGAGCTTAGGAGACATAGCAACTGTGTAGAGCAGGGGGTTACAAACAGCTACAAaccggtcataggccatcacggcTAGCATGAACATCTCCGTAATCGCAAGTGTGCAACCAAAGAAGAATTGCATCATGCAACCCACATAGGAGATAGTCCTTCTGTCCACAAGCAAGATCTCTAAGAGTTTAGGTGTGGTTATAGAAGAGTAacaaaaatcaagaaaggagagatggctgagaaagaagtacatgggggtgtgaagCTTGGGGTTGCTTCTGATGATCACAATCATACCCAGGTTCCCCACCACAGAGACGGTGTAGGCGGTGAAGAAGGCCAGGAAGAGGGGCACCTGGAGCTGCGGGTATTCGGAGAAGCCCAAGAGGACGAAGGTGATTCCAgcactctgatttctttcatccatCACTACAGCTTCTTCCAGAGAAAGCCAGAGAGCTCACCCTAGGCAACCAGACATGACAGAAACAGAGGGTATTTTCCTCCCAGCCTGGACAGGGGACTGGCTTGCAGTGGTGAAGTCTTGGATTTCCCAGGAATGCGAATAAGGCGCAGTTGGAGCCCAAATATACCGTGTGTCTACAGGTGTGGAGAGTGCAAGTCAGCTTCTGATGTAGGGGCAAGGAGAGGATGAACTGGGAAGAACTGAGTGTCACGGTGACTCAGAAAATGTCCTGGTTTGAATTTTCTCAACCTTCTCAGCTGTCGCCCTTTTCTCCGCATggataatttctttctttagctTTGCTTAATTGAACTTGCTGATTGCACTTGCAAAGTCTTCTGTTTGTTCAGGCCATTCTAACTGCTGAAGATGTCCTCtgtttttctctcacttttcctTAGTGCTCTCCAATCagagagaggcttcccaggtagtgcggtggtaaagaatcctcctgatggtgcaggagatgcaagggacatgagttcaatccctgggtcaggaatatccccaggGGAAagaattggcaccccactccagtatctttgctggTGAAAACtggtggacggaggagcctggcgggcgacaatccatggagtcgcaagtcACACAACTGAGAGATTCAGCACCCACCTCATCAGAGAAGCCTCAGGTTTATGATTTCACCAACTGGCCAAACCTTGGtaaaaggtcacatattgtatCTCCTAGAGAATATGAATGATGTCTTGTTAACAATCTAGACTCTTTAATCAAGTCAGCTTGCCTTCAAATTTAACCTCAGTCACTTATTAACATGTCTCTGACAAGTTAAGCTCTCTGAAACCTTACCTTTAGAATATAATTCTATTATAAGAATTTCTTTTTACTATacaattatgtataaaatataacttagtgaattattttctaaaatgtttaagaCTTTAATTTCACATGTAATAATTGCCCCCCACTAAATTTAGtttagaattctggagtgggtagccattcccttctccaggggatcttcccaacccagggactgaacccaggtctcccacattacaggtagattctttaccagctgagtcacaagggaagaccaGAAACACTGGAGTtcgtggcctatcccttctccagaagatcttccccacccaggaatcgaactggggtcccatgcattgcaggcggattctttcccagctgagctatcagggaagtccaactttaattattttctaaaacatttaagACTTTAATTTCACATGTAATAAATGGCCCCCACCAAATTTAGtttcttctcttctatttctaatgctgtttttcatgtttactttgaatttgaaatatataacCTCAAAATATTCTACAATGTAGCACCACCTATAATTTTATGAAGTCTGAAATGGTGCAAATAGTgactaagaagaagaaaaaatgcatACACAGAGGAAacctttttcttaattcttttctaATGTTTCCTTCTTAGCTGCACATTTCCATTAATGTCTCGAGCCATCAAGGCATAAGTTTGTTTTGTCCATTTTTCCCTGTCCTTGTCTGTATCTCTATGATTTCCTTTCCATCCAAGGTGGAGGCTGTGAAAAATATAATTAGGACAAAATGAACATATTCTTCAAAATACACTCCCATCTTTATTGCTACCTACCACATATCTATTCAGCAGCTGTCTTTATTTAGCCTAACTACAACCATCCTTCAGGACTACTTTTCATTCAATCTTAGTTTAAAATCATGCTCAAATGCTTACCCATATTCAAAATCATCTCCATACAGATTACCTGCAATCTGAACTCTTCTGTCTGGATTTCTGTGATCTCTAAAAGAACTAAACTaccagtgcagcagacataagagacacgggctctatccctggattgggaaaatcccctggaagagtgtatggcaacccactctggtgttcttgcttggagaatcccgtggacagaggagcctggcgggctacagtccatagggttgtttataaagagtcagaaaggactgaagcgacttagcacgcacagtaTCCCTGCATTATCTAGACTGCTTGATAGCTACTTCTTTCATTTCACTCACTGCAGCAATTTTGATTTTGGTGCACAAAATACACACATTTTGGTATATAAAAGCATTATTACCTTTTAATATCAAATCCCAGGCAATGTATTTCAGACTACTTTGGGGTTTAACTCAGAACTCAAGTTTGCTGTATTGCTCCAACTTGCTTTCATCTGCGTGATTTTAAACTCAAAGAATTTAATGCAAAGTCTGGCATATTTCTCTACagttttatagatttatttttaatatttccctaattttttatttttagttgcaaACAAATACTACTACTTGAATGTCCACCAAGGACATCATTCAGCTATACAAGCAAAGTTCAAAACTAAATGCATCCCATGAGTCTTAAAGATATAAGAAGTAAGTTCAATATCTTGTATTCTTCCccttaaatgaattaaatgaataCCATTTCATTGCTACTAGGGTTGCATAGGTGTTTCTCTGccaaaaatattcttaatttcaGAGTTTCCCACATCAGAATTAAAGTAAATCACTTAATTTAAACAACTCACCGGAAGCCATGTAGTCTTTATAGATTGATTTACTGAAGACTTCTTTAAATAAGAATCTTGAAAAGTATTTAACAAAAATActtacatttaattaaaattgttGTAGCTTGTAATAAGAGTATTGTAACCTCTTCCAAAGTATATTTCAGTAAAGTCATcaagaaaattacattttttttctcattaaaaaatagagacactcCCAAGGGTAAGCCATATACTTCTAAATTAAACTTAGGGATCATGCTGTATATTTATGTCTACCTGAGTGACTTTGGGGATTCACACCCCAGACAATTTTGATTGGGGTGTTTTCCATGAGCTACAAACAAGACAATTTAAAGAAAATCCCGTCCTCCTCATTTAGAGTatagtttattttaaatcattaaatcaTATAGGAAGCTTGAGCATGTTTATCTTCTTATCTTAGAAAAATAACACTAGCAATCAATctgtttacatttatatttatcatgGAAGATGTGAATTccaaaattcagaaagaaaatcacaattACTGTTCAATAGACTAAGCACAGTGCTGTTTCTGTGTTATGTTTATTTCAGTCTTTCCTCTAAGTTTTCTTATTTGGACATCTACATTTTTGTAAAAAACACATTTAATATCACACTGAATAGAAATATGATATTATGGCATTTGCAGTTATTATTATATCCCaatgtttccattttattaaaacttgttgaatatacattttttgatAATGTAATCGATAAAAACCTATCAATTATGTGGTATATGAATGGTCTATTTCATCAAATTAACTGCTGCAGATTCAGTGGCTTGAAAAATACTCATTTATGAATTCACAATTTTGTACGCCCGAAGTTAGGCAGAATAAACCTGGTCCCTCTATTCAAGTTATCGCAAGGCTGAAATCAGTGTCAAGTTTCTCATCTAGAAACTGGTTCCCTACCAGGCTCATTCATGTTGTTGGAATAATGCAGTTCCTTGAGTTGTAGGAATAGGGTCTTGCTTCCTTGACATCTGTTTGGGGTTATTCACAGCTCTTAGAATCCACTCCTGGGTATCCGCTTTGTTTTCTCTGCTCAAGTCACTCTAACACCTCAAATCTCTCTTTCAAAACCCTCTTATAATTCATGCATCTCTTTAAAGAGGGATTCAAGCATTTTTAACAAATCATCAGATTATATGAGACCCACCAATCAGGATAGTCTTCTTTCATTATGATCAACTGATTTAAAActagttataatttaaaattatttgccaGCAGCTCCCAGATTAATGTGTAATTGAATGGCTAGTTGAAGATATGTGTACATCAAATGGTGGGGAATCTTAAGGACTAGTTTTAGAGTTCTACTTGTCACTCATAAGGTCAACATTTTTGTACTCTCTCTATTAATACCTCATTCTATTTAAAATAGCATCTACTTGCTTGAATGTTTTACTTAAGAGAAGAAATCTGATGATCTGTGATTTCATCTTAAGAAGATAAAAAAGCAAACATGGTTTTTAATCTCACAATAAATAGGAGGAAAAGATGAGAATGGTgatcaacaaaatagaaaatggacAGTGAAATAGAAATAAGGGATTGAGCAAAACTAAAATTCTGAtgtttaaaatgatatataaaatcaATCATCTGTTAGataaattgattaaaaataatagatCATAACACAATTGCTGCTCAAGAAAAAAATGGGATTTCATTACAGATGCTGTCAACGTAGAAAAATCATTAGGGAGTATTATGtataattttcttccaaaaagtttAACTACCTAGTTGATGTAGAAAAATCATTTGAACCATACAAATAAACTTACCAAAGATGAAATGCAAAATATGAATAGCCTCTATCTTCTTATGAAATTGCGTTTTCAGTTAAAAATCTTCCTACAAGGAGAACCTCAGtcccatactgctgctgctgctgcctaagtcacttcagtcgtgtccgactctgtgtgacctcgtagacggcagcccaccaggctcccccgtccctgggattctccacgcaagaacactggagtgggttgccatttccttttccaatgcatgaaagtgaaaagtgaaagtgaagttgctcagtcgtgtccgacttatagcgaccctatggattgcagcccaccaggctcctccatccatgggattttctaggcaagagtactggagtgggatgccattgccttctcctcagtccCATACTATTAAATGGTAAATTCTGTCAAGCATGTAAGTAATAAATGGCACAAAAAAAGTGCATGGATATTTGAATAAACAGAGCAATAAGAGATAGATGCAACACTTTTTCTTCATCCCATAAATATAGCTCATACTCAAACTGGAGGCATTGAGATCTGAATTCAGTCAGTCTGGCCCCAGAGTTTGTGCTCTTAGTTAAAAAGTTATGTCATTTGATTGCAACTGGGCCATAAAGATTCTTAAAGGATAAGTTTATGATCATGGGTTTTATAGTCTCACAACTGGGAAGGTGTTGGTTGAAGGAAGGATTTGATTAGAATTTTGCTCCAGAAGGATGATTCAGACAAGAAGAGGAGGGGGagctagagaaagaaataaaactggaaatgtTGTTTAAACTTGATAACATGATTGATGCTGTTACTATCTTGCCTATACCTTGTGTGAAACAAGTACTTAGGATTGTGTTTATTTGTATGTGACAGCTCTCTAATTCCCAAACATCCATGTACATAAGAATATTCCAAGAGGCTTGTTTAAAATGAACATTCCTGGGTTTCTCTGCCAAATATCTGTGAGTTCAACTGATTTCCCAGGTGCTTCTGACTGAGGTTCTAAGAAACCTCTATGATAGAAACCAGAGATTTCTGGATTGGCTTTTCAGCTACAAATATCTAGGACCCAGAGTTGTGCAAGGACAATGATCGAATTCTTTGgcctgcttcctgaccttcaggagCTCAGGATTTGGTTGAAGAGGCAAAGACAATTCAATCAGCAATGTACAAAACCTGAAAATGATTGATTAGTTTAGAATGTGTGAACTCCATAGTTTAAAAACTGATAGCTGAGATGTGGGTTACTggcagccataagtatacatacattatacatatacatatacgtatacgtatacgtatatgtatatatattgtccCCCAGTAAAAGAATGCATTTCTCAAGGAGGCAAAAATTGTAAATGAaggtacaaagtttatttttAGAGACATAGCAAAACaagtgggagagcacacagagaaactgTTTAGTTAAGATCAAAGCAAGGCAGAGAGGCACGCCAGGAAAGAAAGCGTGTGGGTATCTCTGACAGTGAGGAGGGGCCACCACCAATATTTCAGATTGTTTTTTGAGTTTTTGGACATCTCTGGTGtttcatgggtttccctggtggttcagaggtaaagaatctatctgtagGCAGAGGACACGTGTTCtatccctgtatcaggaagatcccctggagaaggaaatggcaatccactccagcattcttgcctggagaatcccatgatagaggagcttggcaggctactgtccatgggattgcaaaagagtcagagacgacttagTAACTAATCAACAACCATCAACACCAACACCAAAGAtgttgtaaacaaacaaacaaacaaaaaaacatagaTCAAGATAACTAATGTACCTCATCATAGAAACACTGAATgaaacattagaaaataaaatatcacagtatatgataggaaaataaacaatgactcagatggaaagaaaaaaaaatgattacctGTATAGCAGTAAACAAGATATATAAGAAAATTCCTTTCAACCTGATAAACATCTACAAAAATACTTCTAGCTAATATTATGTCTAGtatagaaacagagaatagaaaaaaaatcctatataaagtaaaataacttGATTTTCTCCCAACTCTCTGTATAACAGCCAGGAAAATAATGTCCTTAACCACTTTCAATTAACatcttattttagatttttgttcaataaggaagaaaattataattactgaaaagtagaaagtaaaaactgtctttatttgccAGCTAGATTCTGTATACAGAAAGTCCTAAGGAATCTAcgacaaaaaatatgaaaaagtaatAACAGAATGCAGTAGTCCTGCATAAATGAGTATATATAAAAACATCAATTGCATCATTGTGTTCTCATGGTCAGCAATAGAAATGACTAAAGTGTAATTCCCAAGACTTATTCATGCAAACacgtatgcgtgtgtgtgttgtctctcagtggtgtccgactctttgcaatcctatgggctgtagctggccagggtcctctgtccatggagttctccaggcaagaatactgaagtgggttaccatttccttctccagggcatcttcccgacccagggattgaacacaggtctcctgcaagcATAAGGATTATCAAGAAACTATTGATAGATAAGTTGTAACCCCTGAATACCTTCATTACATCAAAAGAAAGCCGTTTCTGGTATTCATCATACTGGTCAACAGGTCATATTTTTCACAATGATAACCTGTTTCTGACATTCTATACTCtaacaagaaagtgaaaatgctagtcactcagtcatctgagtctctgagaccccatggactgtattctgccaggctcttctgtccatggaattctccaggcaagactactgaaatagctgaccattcccttctctgggggatcttcccaacctagggacagaACCctggtcttgtgcattgcaggtagattccttgcCATATGAATCACCAGAGAAACCCATCCTCTTATCAGGAAGAGGTTACTTTCTATTCAGGACATGGATGCTAGAAACATTTGTCACAGCCATCCAGGAAGTATGAACTTTTCAATTAAAACTCTAGGGAACTTCCTTTGAGTTTGTACATTCTTGAGAGATGTGAATTTAGATATATACATAGTATTACagccaaagaattttaaaattaatcacaGTAATTTCAATAGCTAATATGAGGATTACTTAAAGTTTCTTGTAGCTAATAACAATTTTATTAAATGTAGTTGAGAAAAATCAACCTTTCAGAGCGGAATAAGTTTTGGATTTaaccaaattatttttctagaactGTAATTTGCCATGAATTATGTATCTTcccttttattttcatatgttgatTTATGGTTATTAATTCATGACTATTAAACCACTTTTCAGTTTCTGGAATAAAATCCAATGTGTTAATATtttgtcttgaatattcattaattAACCTCATGAGAAAGATTGATctatacatttatttctcacaatagcTTTCTTTGAACTGATTGCTAAAATCTAAGTGAATATCATGCCACTCTTAAGTATCCTGTCTTAATCTATTCCCTAGAAAGATTTGTGCATGATTGACAATGTTTCTCAAATGTTTGGAGAAATTCACCAACATGACAAACAGGGCAcaggatttctttgtaaggaagtTTTTGGAAACAAATTCCATTACTTTGGGCTCCCCagtgactcggtggtaaagaatctaccagcagCACAGAAGATGCGGGGGACAGGAGTCTGATCCCGGGTTGGGGAGATTtcccggagaagggcatggcccccccactccagtattcttgccaggaaaacccatggacagagaagcctggcgggccaaaggtccgtggggtcacaaagagccagacacgactgagcacacacagacccCATTACACTAACAGATAAGACTGTACTTacactttctatttttattgtataaGACTGAATGCTGTTTTTTCAAGGAATGTGTTTATTTCATTAAGATTTGTAACTTCTTAATATAGATTCTTCACAATATCTTACTATTTGCAATGCCTGTAGAATTTTATCAATGCCAATTTTTCCCCTAATCAGTAAAGAAAGAGGATAAAATGTGGATTATTTTTAACTCAATATGTCAAACGCAATACATAACATACCTTTGttgtctctctcttccctcagAAACGCAAATCAATCATAGTAATcataatgagaaataaataaaatggccaAGCCACGTTTGTAAAAACAATGGTGGAATTTCCCTGGGGTCCACGGGTTAAGATTctttgtttccactgcagggagcagggacttgatccctggttgagaaactaggatctcacatgctgtgcagcacagccaaaaataaagatgaataaattaaaacaatggtAAAATTAAAACCAGCTAATATGATCTCATCATAATCTCAGAAATGTGAAATGGTTATGGAGGAGCATAGATGAATGAAGCAGAGAGGGCACGGCTACAGCCAAGAATGCTCTAACCTGCAGAGCTAAAGAACAAGTGGCGTAAATTTTAGAGCCCCGAAGAGCCTCAGGCTTTAAAAGAATGAACACAATAAACACTGAAGTTtgtatgaaaatgaaatggtCAAGGATAAACAGGATCCACTTACACAGAAGAAAAGATGTCAGAAGTTGCTCTAATGGATAGTGAGATTTACTTCAAAGGTACCATAAT encodes the following:
- the LOC108635367 gene encoding LOW QUALITY PROTEIN: olfactory receptor 5D18-like (The sequence of the model RefSeq protein was modified relative to this genomic sequence to represent the inferred CDS: inserted 1 base in 1 codon), which gives rise to MDERNQSAGITFVLLGFSEYPQLQVPLFLAFFTAYTVSVVGNLGMIVIIRSNPKLHTPMYFFLSHLSFLDFCYSSITTPKLLEILLVDRRTISYVGCMMQFFFGCTLAITEMFMLAVMAYDRFVAVCNPLLYTVAMSPKLCSLLVAGTYTWGGSCSWTITCSLSEPSFCGSNGIHHFGCEYSAIVSASCSXHFRQMTRFIISTLSEVCSLLIILASYIFIIVTIIKMPSAGGLRKAFSTCASHLTTITIFHGVILLLYCVPNSRSSWLFIKVATVLYTIVIPMLNPLIYSLRNNDVKETIRKLVKAKMFSHPM